The segment ATCCAGACTTTCCTAATATTCTTCATCGCTTATCTGGCAAGTAAAACTTTAAAGCTACCACATAATGTAGCGGCTCCTGCTGGTATGATTGGTGCTTCAAACTTCTTTGAATTGGCTGTTGCTGTAGCTATTGCACTTTTCGGAACCCAAAGTCCGGTTGCATTAGCGACCATTGTAGGTGTACTTGTTGAAGTACCAGTCATGTTGATTCTGGTTAAAATAGCAAATAATACAAAGCACTGGTTTCCAAAGCCAGATGCAAAATAAAGGAGGAAAAATTATGAGTGATACTAAAACAAAGGTAGCATTTATATGCGTCCATAACTCTTGTAGATCTCAAATAGCAGAAGCTCTTGGTAAACACTTTGCGAGTGACGTATTTGAAAGTTATTCTGCCGGTACTGAAACCAAACCTCAAATCAATCAAGATGCAGTTAGGCTTATGAAAGAGATATATAATATAGATATGGAATTAACCCAACGTTCTAAGCTACTTGATGAAATCCCTCCAGTAGATATCGTTGTTACGATGGGGTGCAATGTGGAATGCCCATATCTGCCATGTAAGCACCGCGAGGATTGGGGACTTGATGATCCTACCGGAAAGAGTGATGAGGAATTTAAAAAAGTAATATCTACAATAGAGACAAAGATTAAAGAACTAAAAGAAAGACTAAAATCATAATGATTATAAACGCCAATTGCAAGTATAGTAATTGGCGTTTTAAAGGTTAGTATTGTCTAAAAATAGCTATTATTAATGCACATAATATGTAAGAAAGAATTGAATGGGAGGTCAAAATTTGAATAAATGCTGCTATGAAAGCTCAAGCAAATCTTCATGTGAGTTGGAAAATAAATTGTGTCCGGTTTGCGGAATCAAGGGTACTTATGTAAAAAATATTACAGTAAAACATATAGTAAGTGATGAGTTGATAGAACAAATTGGTGACTACGATTATTATTTATGTATGAATGAAGAATGTGATATTACTTACTATAATAGGAAAGCTAATCTCAAGTTTAATAAACAACAGGTTAAAGTCCCATTATGGTTTAAAAAAGATGCAAATCCTAAGTATGCATGCTATTGCAGTA is part of the Bacilli bacterium PM5-9 genome and harbors:
- a CDS encoding arsenate reductase (product_source=KO:K03741; cath_funfam=3.40.50.2300; cog=COG0394; ko=KO:K03741; pfam=PF01451; smart=SM00226; superfamily=52788), producing MSDTKTKVAFICVHNSCRSQIAEALGKHFASDVFESYSAGTETKPQINQDAVRLMKEIYNIDMELTQRSKLLDEIPPVDIVVTMGCNVECPYLPCKHREDWGLDDPTGKSDEEFKKVISTIETKIKELKERLKS
- a CDS encoding bacterioferritin-associated ferredoxin (product_source=COG2906; cog=COG2906; pfam=PF04324,PF18423; superfamily=57048,57716); protein product: MNKCCYESSSKSSCELENKLCPVCGIKGTYVKNITVKHIVSDELIEQIGDYDYYLCMNEECDITYYNRKANLKFNKQQVKVPLWFKKDANPKYACYCSKVTEEQVIEAVIKHGAKTVKEVNAITGAMKDSNCKENNPLGLCCHKIIQEAIDKALKMK